The Cloacibacillus sp. DNA window CGCTCCCTCCGAGGTATACAGGCTCGCAGTCGGAGAGGTGAGCCGCAGTCCCCTCGCAGATATAACCAAGAGGCAGCGCCTTCTGACGGGCGGCGGTGTCCAGCTCACACTGGAAGGTACGCTCGCTAACTTCGCCGCGGCCTGGAAGACGCTGCCGGCGGGGACGGATATCAAGGTCGACGCGATACGTTACGGACGCGAGCGCACGGAGATCGAGGGACAGGCGCCTAAGACCGATGATATTCAGCTGCTGCGCGACGCGCTTGCTAAGAACGGCTTCGCCGTCAAGCTCGGCGATGTTCAGCAGATACCGGGCGGAGGCATGCGTTTTACGCTGAATCTTGCCGAAGGAGGGCGCTGAAGATGTTCTCTCTTGAAGAGCTGGAAGGTACGCTCGCTAACTTCGCCGCGGCCTGGAAGACGCTGCCGGCGGGGACGGATATCAAGGTCGACGCGATACGTTACGGACGCGAGCGCACGGAGATCGAGGGACAGGCGCCTAAGACCGATGATATTCAGCTGCTGCGCGACGCGCTTGCTAAGAACGGCTTCGCCGTCAAGCTCGGCGATGTTCAGCAGATACCGGGCGGAGGCATGCGTTTTACGCTGAATCTTGCCGAAGGAGGGCGCTGAAGATGTTCTCTCTTGAAGAGCTGCGTGCGATGCCCGGGGCGAAACGTCTGCAAAGGGCGGCGCTGATTACGGTGATGATCTGGCTCGCCGCGCTGCTTGTCTTTTCCGCCGCGCTCTCCGCCATGAGTGAAAACGAAGACCGGCTCAGCGACGCGGAGAAGATCCTCAACGCTGCGATAACTGTAAAAGCTTACCCGCAGCAGGGCGCCGTATCCGGTAAAGAGCCGCTTTCGGCGGTATCGGAGATAATTGACAAACTGGGACTCCAGAGCAAGGTCAACCAGCTGTCGTCCTCGCCGTCGGGACTTGTGCTGCAGATCAATAGACTCTATCACGAGGAGCTGGGCAAGCTTGTTGAGGATATCCAGCGAAACGGCCTTTCGGTGAAGACAGCGGAGCTTCGTTCGCTGACGGGACAGAAAGACGGACAGCTGATCAACGTAACGCTGACGATAGTTGGTGAAGATCAATGAAAAAGACCTTACACGCCGCCGCGGCGGCCATAATTGGATTATTCTGCGGACTGCTGATCTTCTTCCCTTGGTCCACCCTCGCGGGGACCTCTGCCTCAATGGCCATGAGCACAGCGGCGGAAAATGGGATTTTTCTCACGGTCGCTTCCTCCGGCATATCGGGACTCTTTTCAAAGAGCTTTATATACAACGGCGTGAACGCCGATTTTCCGGTATTCAGGTTCAGCGCGGCAGAGGTCACCCTCACGCCATCGGTAACCTCCTCGCTTTTCTCGCAGACGAAGAGCTGCCGGCTTGAGATGGGGCGCGGCAGCGTGGTGCCCGTGACACGGCAGGCTCTTGAGTGGAACGGCGGTACGGCGGATATCTCGCTCACGCCGCAGTCTTTGATGGTAGAGAATATCGCCTTTACCGGCAAAACTTCCGTTACGGGCTTTGCCGAGCTTTCGCGCGAGACGGGGAAGCTGACGCGCGCGAAGATGCTGCTCAAGGTGCCCGCGGAGCTTGACCGGGCCCTTGAAATGGCCGGCAAGATGGGAATGGTTCCGCTGACAAAGGTCAAAAGCGGGGAATGGAGGATCGAGAGATGAACTTTATCGCCTCCATAAAAAACAAGATAACAGACCGTCTTAAATACGATGGCTCTTACGAACAGATAGTAAAATTTTACGGTGGTCTCCGCTCCTCATTTACCGGCGGAGAAAAGGCCGTGAAGAGAGACGGCTCGCGTATGCTGACGCCGGCGCTGTTTGTCTGCGGTCTATTCGCGGGGCTGTGCCTATGCTGGATGGTAAAGGGCGCGCTGCTCTCTCTGCGCCTTGACGCCGACATCGCCGCCGCCTCAAGGGTCAGCGGACGCGCGCCCTCCTTCGCGAACGCGAAGAGCGGAGGCGGGCTGGGAGACTTCACTGCCGCGAACCCCTTCAAAGCTGATTTGCCGGTAAAAGAGGATAAAGCGGCGACGCGCACGGTGGCGCTTGACTCCCTCTCGCTTCAGGGAACACTGCCGAACATCGGCGCCTGGATAAGCGATCCCGAGGGAACGCGGCTTTTCCTGAAGGGGCAGACTATAAACGGCTATACGCTGGAAAAGATAAAATACGGAGAGGTGGTACTTGCCGACGGTAAAGGTGAACATACGCTCTATCTCTTCCTCTCGGGAGGAACTGCACCCAGAGCGCAGACGCCTTCGCCTGCTTCGCCGAAAGCCCCGCCGGCAGCCTCGCCGAAGCTTGATTTTTCCGGCGTTGAACCGGCAGCGGAGGGAAAAGAGGGGGCCGTGCCGCGCGAGCTTGTCGACGCGCTGCTGATGAACCCATATGACGAACTTGGCAAGCTTAGGATGGTGCCGGCCGAGGACGGCTCCGGCATGCAGCTTGAGCGTATCGCGCCAGACAGCGTATTCGCCCGTGTCGGCGTCGCGCAGGGGGATGTCATACAGGCGGTCAACGGCGTCACCATTTCTAATATGGCGGATGCCGCGAACGCCGTGAACTCGCTGATGGCTGGGACGCGCTTCGATGTCACCGTACAACGCAAGGGAAAGCCCCTTGAGCTTAAGTACCAGGTGAAATAAGGATCTGTCCTGTGCGGGGAAGGAGAGGTTTTACCCTTATAGAGGTGATGGTCGCCGTCATGGTTCTCGCGCTGACGACGACGGCGGCGATAAAGCTTACGATAATGGCGCAAAATACCCTCTCCGCCGTAAAGGAGAAAGAGAGCCTCTTGAATGCCGCGCAGGCGGTAGAGGCGGGGATCTCGACGAAGGAGCTCTCCGACGCCGGGACGAGCGGGGACTTCAAATGGGAGACGAAGGACAAGGAAACGGAGATGTTTGGTGAGAAATTCGGGCGGCTCGACTTCGACAAGGCAGGCTCCGACGACAGCGGCGAAGCCCTAAAGGTGAAGTGGCGCGAGATCACCGTCGCCGATAAGAAAAATAAAAAGATAATACTGTACATCCCCTCGAAAGAGGATGCAGAGGAAGATGCGGCAGTGGCGGCGTCGACGGATATAAAGAGCGGAAGCAGCGGCGATAAACAACAGTAGACGGAACTCCCGTCTTTATCACAGGTCAGAACGCAGCAAGAAATTAGGAGTGGTAAATGATGCACGGTAAGAAAAGATTGCTTTATACATTATTCGCAGCGGCTGCCGTATCTCTCTCGGCCTGCACCCTGTCGGCGGCGGAGCCGGACCAGGAGGAGCTGAACCTGATCCAGGCGGCGCAGGAGATGCGCGCCGCGGGTCGCGTACAGCTGAACTTCAAAGATCTTGACATGGCGAAGTTCATACGCTTTATGTCGGAGCTTCTTGGGGAGAATATACTTGTGAATCCGGGGGTTTCCGGCAAGGTCTCGGTGGTCTCGCCGAAGGCCGTCACCCTCAAAGAGGCGCGGCAGGTGATGCTGTCAGTGCTCGAAATGAACAACCTCTCCCTGCAGGACATGGAGGGCTACTCCAAAGTTGTGCCTCTCTCCACCGGCGGGACCGCGAGCAACACCGTCATCAAGGGGGACCAAAGCGTTGACCCGAGCGACACAATAATGGTGCAGCTGGTGCCTCTGAGCTATGTGAAGGCCGGTTACGTCGTCTCGCCGCTCAAGACGGCGATCCCGCAGATACAGGTCTCCCCGATCGGCAACGGCAGCGCTGTTTTGCTGGTAGGCAAGGCCGCCCTGCTCTCCCGCGCCGCCGGGGTCATCCGCGCGATCGACGCCCCCGACAGCATCCGCACAATCAAGGTCTGCGCGCTTCAATACGCGAACGCGAAGCTGCTGGAGGCGCAGCTCAACGCGATCGCGAAGGACGCATCCTCAAAGCTGGCGGGGATGGTATCGGTCTCCGACGAGCGCACCAAGAGGATAATCCTCGTTGGCAGCAGCCAGAACATCCGCGAGGCGGAGCGCATCATCAAGGATATCGACATCCCCTCGCGCACCGAAAACTTCCACGTCTATCACCTGAAAAACGCCGACGCGAAGACGGTCGCCGAGCAGCTTTCCCAGATACTCGCTGTCGCCGCTAAGCTCTCGCCGGACCCCAAAGGGGCGATGCCCTCGACGGTCGTCCCGGACCTGCCGACCAACAGCCTTGTATTCACCGCCTCGCAGGAGCAGTACAACTCGCTTAAGACGATCCTCGAACAGCTTGACACGCAGCCGAAACAGGTACTGCTGCGCGGCCTCATCGCCGAGGTCAGCCTAAACAAGCTCAACAGCGCCGGTATCGACTGGGCGGCCTGGGGCGGCGACCTCTTCGGCAGTACGGTAGTAGCGGGTAACGTGCAGCTTGGCAACACCGCCGTTCCCTCCGACGTTCAGCAGCTCTACCAGAGCCTGATCACAAAGGAGGTCTGGCACGACACTCCTAACGGAGGATATTCGACCACGGAGACGGCCGGCGCCGGACTTGCCTATGCCTACATAAAGCTGCTCAACAAATTTGACGCGATCAACGTCCTCTCGATGCCGCGCCTCATGTGTACCGATAACCTTGAGAGCTCCCTCCAGGTTGGGCAGGTCATACCTCAGCTCAAGGGCAGCCTTACAAACGCGACCAACACCGACTCGGTGACGAACTCATACGAATACAAGGACGTCGGCCTCATCCTCACGGTGACGCCGCACATCAGAAGCGGCAACCTCGTCGCGCTGGAGATCGAACAACGCATCGAGGACCTGATGACGACGACGAACTCCGTCACGCCGATAACCTCCAAGCGTGAGGTCAAAACCAGCGTGCTCGTCGCGAACGGCGAAACGGTCGTCATAAGAGGCCTCATAAAAGAGGCGGAGAAGGAGCTGAAGAACCGTGTGCCGCTCTTCTCATACATCCCGCTGATCGGCAGTCTCTTCAAATCGCAGGAGAAGCAGCGCGAAAAGGTCGACCTGATGATCTTCCTCACGCCCTATATACTTGAGACGCCGCAGCACGCCTCGAAGATCACCAACGAGATCATCACTGACGGACAGAAGCTCAGCGAGGCTGAACGCATCCTGATGCAGCGCAACAACGAGGACTACCGCAAGTCGATCAAACAGCAGGGAGTCACGAGGGAGATGCTCGATCCGCACGGACAGTTCTCCGGAGTGGTTGGCTCCGACGACGTGAAGCCGCAGCAAAAGGCCCCGGACGGCGGCAAATAAGAAGAATATGACGGAACGTTCATTAAAAGATTTAAACATAACGCCGGAAAGCGTGCTTGAGCTCATCCCTCCTGGGGTGAGCCTTGACGCTCTGCGTGACAAGTGTTTCATCCCCATCGCGCGCGACGAAAAGGTCGTTATCTTCGCAGCGGCCGACCTCTCATGCGTAGTGGAGGCACAGCTGCTTGCGGCCTCAATGGACGCCAGCGCCGATACCAGACTATTCCCGCCCGCGGAGATACAGAACCTCATCCGCGGACTCTACGATATCAAAAGCGGCGTCGAACAGGATACGCTGAACGCCATCGAAGAGGTTGACGACCTCTCCGAACTCGCGCGCCAGGAGGTCATGAGCGACAGCGTGGACGCGCCGGTCGTCAAGCTCGTCAACGGCATCCTCATGGAGTCCCTGCGCGAACGCGCGACGGATATCCACATCGAACCCTACGAAGATCGCGTCGCCGTGCGCTACCGCGTCGACGGCGTCCTCTCCGACCGATATGCCCTCTCAAAAGGACATCAGTCGCCTGTGACGAGCCGTATTAAAGTCATGGCCAACATGGATATCGCCGAACGTTTCGTGCCGCAGGACGGCCGCATCGGCATCAGCCTTGGGGACCGCCTTGTCGATATACGCGTCAGCTCATTGCCGACACAGCATGGAGAGCGCCTGGTGCTCAGGCTCCTTGATAAGGCGCGCGGCCTGCTGACGCTTGAGGACCTCGGCATGAAGGCCTACGAACGGGAGCGTATAGAGAACCTCATCCGCCGCCCCAACGGTATGATCCTCTTCACCGGCCCCACCGGCTCCGGCAAGAGCACGAGCCTCTACGCCATCCTGCAGGCGCTCGCGCGGCCGCAGGTGAACATCATCACCGTCGAAGACCCGATAGAATATGATCTTCCGGGCGTGGGGCAGGTGCAGGTGAACGAAAAGGCGGGACTCACCTTTGCGAATACCCTGCGCTCCATACTGCGTCAGGACCCCGATATCATCATGATCGGAGAGATGCGCGACTTTGACACCGCGCACATCGGCATACAGGCCTCGCTCACGGGACACCTTGTCTTTTCGACGCTCCACACCAACGATTCCATCAGCGCCGTGACCCGCCTTACCGACATGGGAGTTGAACCATACCTCATCTCAGGTTCGCTGCTCGGCGTCGTCGCCCAGCGGCTTGTGCGCCGGGTCTGCCCACACTGTAAAAAAGAGATCCCGACCTCCGGCGTCGTGTTAAAAAACGGCATCGAAAAGGCCTGGCGCGGCGTGGGCTGCGAACACTGCAACGGCAGCGGTTATCGCGGACGCTTCGGCCTCTATGAGCAGTTCGATGTTACGCCGGAGATACAGGACGCCATCGCCCGCGGCGCGGCGCTGCACGAACTCAAGAGTCTCGCGCGCTACGGCGGCTTCGCGACCCTGTTGGAGCTTGGCCTGCAGGCAGTCCGCGAGGGAGAGACGACGCCCGAAGAGATGCTGCGCGTCGTCGGCGAGGTATAATCAATGCCGCTCTATAAGGCCGAAGTCTACACTCTGGCGGGGGAGAAAAAGCAGCTCCGCAAAGAGGCGGCGAGCGAGAACGATCTGCTTCGCGAACTTGGCGAGGCAAAATATGTGATCATCAGCGTGAAAGAGGAAAAGCCGCGTACCTGGTCCTTCGCGGGACGGTCGCGCAGGAAAAACCTGACGCTTGAGGAGCAGTACCTCTTCTGCACCACGCTATCTTCCTTTATGCGCAGCGGCCTCTCGATGACCGAGGTGCTGCGCCTGCTGCAAAAGCAGACGCGTGATAAAAACCTCAAGCCGATATACACGCAGCTGCGCGAATCGGTGGAGGGAGGGCGTTCGCTAGCCGGTTCGATGACCGCGCTCGGCGTCTTCCGCCCAAGCCTCGTCGGGATGGTGGAGTCGGGAGAAAGATCAGCCTCCCTCGCCGACATTCTCGAAAAGGCCGGTGAACTCATCCAGAACGAAATATCGCTGCGCCGAAAGATACAGTCCTCGCTGACCTATCCGGTGCTGATGCTTATCGTTGGCCTTGGCGTCGTCGTATTCCTTCTCAGCTTTGTCGTGCCGCGCCTCACCGCGCTTGTCGTGGAGTCCGGCGCGGAGCTGCCCTTCATAACCAAGATGCTGATATTCGTATCCAACGCCGTCCGCGTAGGGTTCCTCC harbors:
- a CDS encoding GspE/PulE family protein encodes the protein MTERSLKDLNITPESVLELIPPGVSLDALRDKCFIPIARDEKVVIFAAADLSCVVEAQLLAASMDASADTRLFPPAEIQNLIRGLYDIKSGVEQDTLNAIEEVDDLSELARQEVMSDSVDAPVVKLVNGILMESLRERATDIHIEPYEDRVAVRYRVDGVLSDRYALSKGHQSPVTSRIKVMANMDIAERFVPQDGRIGISLGDRLVDIRVSSLPTQHGERLVLRLLDKARGLLTLEDLGMKAYERERIENLIRRPNGMILFTGPTGSGKSTSLYAILQALARPQVNIITVEDPIEYDLPGVGQVQVNEKAGLTFANTLRSILRQDPDIIMIGEMRDFDTAHIGIQASLTGHLVFSTLHTNDSISAVTRLTDMGVEPYLISGSLLGVVAQRLVRRVCPHCKKEIPTSGVVLKNGIEKAWRGVGCEHCNGSGYRGRFGLYEQFDVTPEIQDAIARGAALHELKSLARYGGFATLLELGLQAVREGETTPEEMLRVVGEV
- a CDS encoding type II secretion system F family protein, which gives rise to MPLYKAEVYTLAGEKKQLRKEAASENDLLRELGEAKYVIISVKEEKPRTWSFAGRSRRKNLTLEEQYLFCTTLSSFMRSGLSMTEVLRLLQKQTRDKNLKPIYTQLRESVEGGRSLAGSMTALGVFRPSLVGMVESGERSASLADILEKAGELIQNEISLRRKIQSSLTYPVLMLIVGLGVVVFLLSFVVPRLTALVVESGAELPFITKMLIFVSNAVRVGFLPFIAAVVLVVFWMRRSNKKINLPMFKDIRDNLAFALIFSQSGTLLRAGMPLVQALKLTEPLDPVKGRLSTVSEHIRQGYRFSQALEKEGSFPEEIVTIIRVGESGSNLPDAAVRLGASCWEYAQSAMQKWATLAEPLIILVMGVLVGFVVVAVLLPIFDLSSLAGR
- the gspD gene encoding type II secretion system secretin GspD, which codes for MHGKKRLLYTLFAAAAVSLSACTLSAAEPDQEELNLIQAAQEMRAAGRVQLNFKDLDMAKFIRFMSELLGENILVNPGVSGKVSVVSPKAVTLKEARQVMLSVLEMNNLSLQDMEGYSKVVPLSTGGTASNTVIKGDQSVDPSDTIMVQLVPLSYVKAGYVVSPLKTAIPQIQVSPIGNGSAVLLVGKAALLSRAAGVIRAIDAPDSIRTIKVCALQYANAKLLEAQLNAIAKDASSKLAGMVSVSDERTKRIILVGSSQNIREAERIIKDIDIPSRTENFHVYHLKNADAKTVAEQLSQILAVAAKLSPDPKGAMPSTVVPDLPTNSLVFTASQEQYNSLKTILEQLDTQPKQVLLRGLIAEVSLNKLNSAGIDWAAWGGDLFGSTVVAGNVQLGNTAVPSDVQQLYQSLITKEVWHDTPNGGYSTTETAGAGLAYAYIKLLNKFDAINVLSMPRLMCTDNLESSLQVGQVIPQLKGSLTNATNTDSVTNSYEYKDVGLILTVTPHIRSGNLVALEIEQRIEDLMTTTNSVTPITSKREVKTSVLVANGETVVIRGLIKEAEKELKNRVPLFSYIPLIGSLFKSQEKQREKVDLMIFLTPYILETPQHASKITNEIITDGQKLSEAERILMQRNNEDYRKSIKQQGVTREMLDPHGQFSGVVGSDDVKPQQKAPDGGK
- the gspC gene encoding type II secretion system protein GspC, whose protein sequence is MNFIASIKNKITDRLKYDGSYEQIVKFYGGLRSSFTGGEKAVKRDGSRMLTPALFVCGLFAGLCLCWMVKGALLSLRLDADIAAASRVSGRAPSFANAKSGGGLGDFTAANPFKADLPVKEDKAATRTVALDSLSLQGTLPNIGAWISDPEGTRLFLKGQTINGYTLEKIKYGEVVLADGKGEHTLYLFLSGGTAPRAQTPSPASPKAPPAASPKLDFSGVEPAAEGKEGAVPRELVDALLMNPYDELGKLRMVPAEDGSGMQLERIAPDSVFARVGVAQGDVIQAVNGVTISNMADAANAVNSLMAGTRFDVTVQRKGKPLELKYQVK
- a CDS encoding prepilin-type N-terminal cleavage/methylation domain-containing protein; amino-acid sequence: MRGRRGFTLIEVMVAVMVLALTTTAAIKLTIMAQNTLSAVKEKESLLNAAQAVEAGISTKELSDAGTSGDFKWETKDKETEMFGEKFGRLDFDKAGSDDSGEALKVKWREITVADKKNKKIILYIPSKEDAEEDAAVAASTDIKSGSSGDKQQ
- the gspN gene encoding type II secretion system protein GspN; translated protein: MKKTLHAAAAAIIGLFCGLLIFFPWSTLAGTSASMAMSTAAENGIFLTVASSGISGLFSKSFIYNGVNADFPVFRFSAAEVTLTPSVTSSLFSQTKSCRLEMGRGSVVPVTRQALEWNGGTADISLTPQSLMVENIAFTGKTSVTGFAELSRETGKLTRAKMLLKVPAELDRALEMAGKMGMVPLTKVKSGEWRIER
- the gspM gene encoding type II secretion system protein GspM — translated: MFSLEELRAMPGAKRLQRAALITVMIWLAALLVFSAALSAMSENEDRLSDAEKILNAAITVKAYPQQGAVSGKEPLSAVSEIIDKLGLQSKVNQLSSSPSGLVLQINRLYHEELGKLVEDIQRNGLSVKTAELRSLTGQKDGQLINVTLTIVGEDQ